The nucleotide window TGATATGGGAACAACTCAGTTATTGAGTGTTCCTTATGCACTTTATGCAAAGACTGCTGGAAATGGCGGAGTTAATGGTGTTTCTGTGAATTGGCAGGGAACTTATTCATCTCCACCTTCTTCTCCTTCATTAAATGATGGATATTATAATTCAGTTGATGGTATATCTTATATTTATGATGGCTCACAATGGCAAATTATTTCAAAGGATGGAGCTCAAGGAATTCAGGGAATACAGGGTCCTCAAGGTCTTCAGGGAATTCAGGGTAATGATGGTCTTCAGGGTAATGATGGAATTTCTATAGAATGGTTAGGAACTTTTGCTTCAGCTCCGTCTTTACCTTTACTTAATCAAGGTTATTATAACTCAACTGATGGAAAATCATATATCTATGATGGAACTTCGTGGCAATTAATCGCACAGGATGGAGCTCAGGGCTTACAGGGAATTCAGGGTTTGCAGGGTAATCAAGGAATTCAAGGTTTACAGGGAGTACAGGGTATTCAAGGGCTTCAAGGAGTCGCAGGAACTGCTGGGCAAAATGGTATTTCACTAAATTGGATTGGAACATTAACAGTTGCGCCATCTTCACCTTTGTTAAACGATGCATATTATAATTCTACTTTAGGTAAATCATATGTTTATAATGGATCATCATGGCAAATAATTTCTCAGGATGGAACACAGGGTTTGCAGGGAATTCAGGGATTGCAGGGAACTCAAGGTTTACAAGGAAATCCCGGAATAAACGGTATCTCTATTTCATGGCTGGGAACATATGCCGCAGCCCCTGGTAGTCCTACATTAAATCAGGCTTATTATAATTCAACAGATAAGAAATCTTATATTTATAATGGTTCTGCATGGCAAATGATTTCACAGGATGGGTTAAATGGAACAAATGGTACAAATGGTTTAAATGGTAGTAATGGAACAAATGGAAATTCTGTTTTAAGCGGGACTGTAAACCCAACAACACAAGGTGTAAATGGTGATTTTTATATTAATACAACAACTAACACAATATTTGGTCCTAAAACTGCAGGTGTTTGGGGTAGTGGTGTATCAATAATTGGACCTCAAGGGTTGGCCGGTACAAATGGTACAAATGGAATTAACGGTACAAATGGAACAAATGGATATTCGATTTTAAATGGAACGTTAAACCCAACAACACAAGGTGTAAATGGTGATTTTTATATTAATACAACAACTAACACAATATTTGGTCCTAAAACTGCAGGTGTTTGGGGTACCGGAACTTCTTTAATTGGACCTCAGGGTATAGCTGGTACTAATGGAATAAATGGAACTAACGGTATTAACGGAACATCTGTAATTAATGGTACAGTAAATCCAACAACTCAGGGAGTAAATGGTGATTTTTACATTAATACAACAACTAACACAATATTTGGCCCTAAAACAGCTGGTATTTGGGGTAGCGGAACTTCATTAATAGGACCTCAAGGAATAGCTGGCACAAATGGTACAAACGGAATAAATGGTACAAATGGATCAAACGGAACTAATGGTTATTCTGTTTTGAATGGCACTTCCAACCCAACAACTCAGGGTGTAAATGGCGATTTTTATATAAATACATCAACAAGTACATTATTTGGACCAAAAGCAGCTGGAGCATGGGGAACCGGAACATCATTAATAGGACCTCAAGGTATTCAGGGGATTCAAGGTCCTGCCGGTACTGGTCTTACAAATAAGGGTAATTGGTTAAGTGGTACAAATTATGTAAATGGTGACTATGTTTTTGATCGTTCTACAGGTAGTGCATCTGTAAATTCAATGTGGATTTGTCAGACAGCAGTTACACCTTCTACAACTCAACCATATTTAGATCCATCGCATTGGGTTGAATTTCAAGCACCAGCTGGGCCACAGGGTACCGCCGGAACAAATGGCACAGATGGTAAGACTATATTAAATGGAACTGTTGATCCTACAACTCAAGGAATAAATGGTGATTTTTATATTAATACTTCAACTAATAAAATATTTGGACCTAAAACTGCTGGTGTTTGGGGAGTTGGGGTTACGTTAGTTGGTCCTCAGGGTGTTGCTGGAACAAATGGAACAAATGGCACAAACGGTACTAACGGAACAAATGGTTATTCTGTTTTAAATGGGACTGTAAATCCAACAACTCAAGGTGTAAATGGCGATTTTTATATTAATACAACAACAAGCACATTGTTTGGACCTAAAACAGCAGGAGTATGGGGAAGTGGAACTTCATTAGTGGGACCTCAGGGTATTGCAGGTACAAATGGCACAAATGGTACAAATGGCACAAATGGTTTTACTGTTTTAAGTGGTACAGTAAATCCTACTACTCAGGGTGTAAATGGCGATTTTTATATTAATACAACATCAAGCACAATATTTGGTCCTAAAACTGCCGGAGTATGGGGAACCGGAACATCAATAGTCGGTCCACAAGGTGTTGCCGGAACAAATGGAACAAATGGAACAAATGGTACAAATGGTTACACAGTGTTAAATGGTACTTCAAATCCAACAACACAGGGTGTAAATGGCGATTTTTACATTAATACAATAACTAATACGATTTTTGGACCTAAGACTGCTGGTGTTTGGGGAACTGGTACTTCGCTTGTAGGACCAGCAGGTACATATACAGCTGGAACAGGGATTCAAATTTCGGGTGGTGTTATAACAAATACATCTCCTAATCAAACTGTAACAATATCTGCAGGTACCGGAATGTCAGTTACCGGAACTTATCCTAGTTTTACAGTTACTAATGCTAGTCCAAATGTTACTCATACAGGAGATGTTACTGGTGCAAGTGCGTTAACAATTGCAAATAATGCTGTAACAACAGTAAAAATTGCAGATGGAAATGTTACTGCAGCAAAACTAAATTCAATGGCAGCAACTAATGGACAAGTTTTAAAATTTAATGGTGCTAATTGGGCTCCTAATACAGATTTAAATACAACATACAGCTCAGGAACCGGTATTACAGTTTCAGGAAGTACAATTAATGCAAATACAACAACGGCTTTATGGAATGCTAATCAGTTACAATCAAGAAATGTTTCAAGTACAGCACCTTCATCAGGTCAGGTACTCGGATGGAATGGTACATCATGGTTGCCAGTTTCAGATAATAATGCTGGAACTCCTGGCGGTTTAAACAAAACGATTCAATTTAATAATTCTGGAACTTTTGCTGGAAATGCAAATTTAATGTGGGATAATTCAAATGAAAGACTTGGTGTAGGTCTATCCAATCCAGCTGGTAGAATGGTTGTTCAGGGAAGTGCAACTGCTTCTGCTACTGAACCTCTATTTGAAGTGAAAAATGCAGCTGGTCAGACAGTTTTTGTTGTTTATCCTGATAGTGTAAATGTTTTTGTTAATGATGATGTTATACAATCTAACAGAGGAGGGTTTGCTGTTAGTGGCAGAAATAGTTCAAAAGGATTGACTCATAATTTTCTTAAAGTTACTCCTGATAGTACCAGAATTTATACAGGAGATACAATTAAAGGTTTTGGAGTAAGAAATATTGGAACTTCTTCCAAAACTTCATACTTGCAACTGACACCGAGAAATTATTTTATTGGACACGAGGCAGGTAAAAGTATTTTAAACACTGGAGTATATAATTCTTTTATGGGTTACATGTCTGGTAGGTCTACTACAAGCGGTGATAATAATGTTTTCCTTGGTTATAAATCAGGATATTCAAATACAGGTGGAACCGATGGTGTGTTTTTAGGTTATAATGCAGGTTACAGTAATACTACAGGAGTAAATAATGTTTTTGTAGGAAAAAGTGCGGGTTATGCAAATTCTATTGGGTATAGCAACACTTTTATGGGTGAAGATGCCGGTTATAGTAATACAAATGGTTATTATAATTCATTCTTTGGTTATTATTCCGGACGGGCTAATACAACAGGCTATAGTAATACTTTTATGGGAGATCATGCTGGTTATAGTAATTTAACTGGTGTAAGAAATACATTTATTGGAGCATCGTCTGGGTCGGCAAATGTTACAGGAAATTATAACTCGTTGTTAGGTTTTTATTCAGGGTATTTAGCTACATTAGGTAATAATAATGTGTTTTTTGGATATTATGGTGGCTATAATGCAGATAGTACTGATGATTGTGTAATTATAGGTTCAAGAAGCGGATATTCAGCAGATAAAAGTTCTAATTCAATATCCATTGGTTCATATAGCGGATATTATAATAATTCAGCAAATAATATATTTTTAGGATATAGATCTGGTTTTTATAATACTACTGCAGCTAATAACTCATTTATAGGAACTGAAAGTGGTTATAATAATACAACTGGTATAAAAAATATTTTTCTTGGATATAGAACAGGTTATTATAATACTGATGGGTATAAAAATGTTTTTATTGGAGATCAGGCCGGATATAAAAATGCTTCTGGAAGTTCTTTAGTTTGTATAGGAGATAGCGCCGGAGCAAATAATACAGCTAGTAATAATATTTTTATCGGAAGTCAGGCAGGAAGAAGTAATACAACTGGAGGTTATAATTTATTTATGGGAAGTTCGGCTGGTGCGGCAAACTTAACAGGTGATGGAAATACTTATTTAGGTTGGGCTTCTGGTGCAGGTAACAATGGAGCAAATAATGTTATGATTGGATATTGGGCAGGACTTTTGGCAACAAATAGCAACAGAAATATTTTTGTTGGGCAAGGTGCAGGTGTTGCAAATACTGGTGATGACAATATCTTTATTGGTTATGTAACTGGTAACGGAGGCTACAGTGGAAATATTTTTCTTGGTAATCAGCTATCTTTAGCAGGAAATAATAAATTAGTTATTGAGGGTGCAAGCGATGAAGTTAATCCACTTATTTATGGTGAGTTTGATAATGATATTTTAAAATTAAATGGAAATGTTGGAATCTCAAAAGCCCC belongs to Bacteroidia bacterium and includes:
- a CDS encoding tail fiber domain-containing protein, giving the protein MKQFIVLFISLMLCATVFAQTPQSFQYQCVVRDLSGAAIVNQPVNFQLSILSGSPTGNLMYVETQLVTTNSFGLVSISIGTGTQVSGDFTIIDWGNALHFLKVEADPTGGSSFIDMGTTQLLSVPYALYAKTAGNGGVNGVSVNWQGTYSSPPSSPSLNDGYYNSVDGISYIYDGSQWQIISKDGAQGIQGIQGPQGLQGIQGNDGLQGNDGISIEWLGTFASAPSLPLLNQGYYNSTDGKSYIYDGTSWQLIAQDGAQGLQGIQGLQGNQGIQGLQGVQGIQGLQGVAGTAGQNGISLNWIGTLTVAPSSPLLNDAYYNSTLGKSYVYNGSSWQIISQDGTQGLQGIQGLQGTQGLQGNPGINGISISWLGTYAAAPGSPTLNQAYYNSTDKKSYIYNGSAWQMISQDGLNGTNGTNGLNGSNGTNGNSVLSGTVNPTTQGVNGDFYINTTTNTIFGPKTAGVWGSGVSIIGPQGLAGTNGTNGINGTNGTNGYSILNGTLNPTTQGVNGDFYINTTTNTIFGPKTAGVWGTGTSLIGPQGIAGTNGINGTNGINGTSVINGTVNPTTQGVNGDFYINTTTNTIFGPKTAGIWGSGTSLIGPQGIAGTNGTNGINGTNGSNGTNGYSVLNGTSNPTTQGVNGDFYINTSTSTLFGPKAAGAWGTGTSLIGPQGIQGIQGPAGTGLTNKGNWLSGTNYVNGDYVFDRSTGSASVNSMWICQTAVTPSTTQPYLDPSHWVEFQAPAGPQGTAGTNGTDGKTILNGTVDPTTQGINGDFYINTSTNKIFGPKTAGVWGVGVTLVGPQGVAGTNGTNGTNGTNGTNGYSVLNGTVNPTTQGVNGDFYINTTTSTLFGPKTAGVWGSGTSLVGPQGIAGTNGTNGTNGTNGFTVLSGTVNPTTQGVNGDFYINTTSSTIFGPKTAGVWGTGTSIVGPQGVAGTNGTNGTNGTNGYTVLNGTSNPTTQGVNGDFYINTITNTIFGPKTAGVWGTGTSLVGPAGTYTAGTGIQISGGVITNTSPNQTVTISAGTGMSVTGTYPSFTVTNASPNVTHTGDVTGASALTIANNAVTTVKIADGNVTAAKLNSMAATNGQVLKFNGANWAPNTDLNTTYSSGTGITVSGSTINANTTTALWNANQLQSRNVSSTAPSSGQVLGWNGTSWLPVSDNNAGTPGGLNKTIQFNNSGTFAGNANLMWDNSNERLGVGLSNPAGRMVVQGSATASATEPLFEVKNAAGQTVFVVYPDSVNVFVNDDVIQSNRGGFAVSGRNSSKGLTHNFLKVTPDSTRIYTGDTIKGFGVRNIGTSSKTSYLQLTPRNYFIGHEAGKSILNTGVYNSFMGYMSGRSTTSGDNNVFLGYKSGYSNTGGTDGVFLGYNAGYSNTTGVNNVFVGKSAGYANSIGYSNTFMGEDAGYSNTNGYYNSFFGYYSGRANTTGYSNTFMGDHAGYSNLTGVRNTFIGASSGSANVTGNYNSLLGFYSGYLATLGNNNVFFGYYGGYNADSTDDCVIIGSRSGYSADKSSNSISIGSYSGYYNNSANNIFLGYRSGFYNTTAANNSFIGTESGYNNTTGIKNIFLGYRTGYYNTDGYKNVFIGDQAGYKNASGSSLVCIGDSAGANNTASNNIFIGSQAGRSNTTGGYNLFMGSSAGAANLTGDGNTYLGWASGAGNNGANNVMIGYWAGLLATNSNRNIFVGQGAGVANTGDDNIFIGYVTGNGGYSGNIFLGNQLSLAGNNKLVIEGASDEVNPLIYGEFDNDILKLNGNVGISKAPATDLDVNGSLRACGATWPTTGAGVEIAYSGGIGYIQSYDRGTFTWKDLRLGGNVTPTVNNTFTLGSSTYKWTAVYATNGTIQTSDRRLKENIKNLRYGLNDVMKLNPVTFNWKESVDKSNKIGLIAQDLQLVIPEVVIEGADSLKTLGVNYSDLIPVLINAIKDQQSIIEKMSNDNIQLKTDNSNLKSKVDNIENQVNELSKRNNELEKLKAEIEILKTNLGVSKK